In the Deltaproteobacteria bacterium genome, GGACCCCGTGGAGTACCTCTTCGTCGTAAGCTGGCTCGTCTTCGCGGCCGCCGTGCACGGCCGCATCTTCTTCGGCTGGTCGCAGCGACGGGTGGCCCGGTGGGCGGCCGCGGGCTTCCTGGCCGCCGTGGTCCTCTACTGGGGGCTCGTATACTTCCCGTGGTCGACCTACCACGTATTCGACCCCGAATACAAGATACACGGATGAGTCGAGGGGAGCTTCCCGAAAGAGGAGCGTGGGGCCGCGGCCGGCTCGGACCGCCGCGGTATGCCGGTCCTTTGTGCGGCTCTCACCGGGGGGCCGGCCGCGCCAGGCGGGGTTGTTACGCCTTTGCGGCCGGCCCCCCGGTGAGAGCCGCGGAGGCCGGCCTCCCGAGGAGACCCGCTCCAAAGATTTTCAATGCCCCACGGGAAGGGGGCGTCAGTGGCGGAAGGTCTTGTGGCAGGCGTTGCAGTTGTTTATCAGTTCCGCGAGGAGTCTGAGGGCGTCGTCGCGGCGGCCTTCTTGCGCGGCGACGACCAGCTCGTCCGCCTTTTTGTGGACCGCCATGCCGAGCTCGACGAATCCGCTCTCGCCGGTCATCTTTTCCACCTTGGAGCAGCGCTGCTCTTCCTGGGGCGACCAGCCGAGCACCCTGGCGGCCTCGGCCGCGGCGGCCGTGTCGTTCGCCGCCAGCGCCGCCGTTATGTCGGCCACCGTGTCGAGGTGGCGGCGCATCATCTCCTTCTGCATCACCTTCATCGCCGCCGGGAGCTTGAGCTCCCGGCGCTCGTCTTTCATCGCTGCGCCCATCATCATGGCGCCGTGGCCGCCGCCGTGACCGTGGCCCTTGCTTAGCGCACCCTGCTCGAGGGTGAAAAAGAGCGCCGCCGCCGAGAAGGCGAGGGCGAAGGCGGGTATGAACACTCTCTTCATGGCTTTTCCTCTCTCTCTCTGTGTTTCCCGGCGGGACTTCCGCCGGGGGCTCGGGTCAGTCGCTCCGGGGGAGCCTCTTTGAAGAATGATAGCGCTTTCAGGGGATGGTGAATATGACGGATATCATGCCTCGAATGTCGCCGGGCACAAAGCCGTAGGCCCTGTCGTCGCCGTACCTCTCCTTGACGAATCGCGGCCGCAGGGCGGCCGGTCCGTGACAGGCCAGGCATGACCTCTCGACGAATACGGGCATGTGGAAGGCGATGGTCTTTTTGCCCTCCTTCTCCCTCATCTCGGTGATGGAGAGCAGTGTCCTGTCGCTGTCGAATCTTTCGATGAGGGCCTTCTCGTCCGGCGTGGCCGCGTTGGCCGGGTTGCGGTACCTGACGGCGGAGTGTCTTATGGTGACGCCTTCGCGCGCCGATATGCCCTTTATGCGGCGGACGACCTGGCCGCACACCCCCCTGAAGGTCTCGATGTCCGCGTCCGAGCCGCCGCCGACAAAACTTGCGGCCAGCGAACTTCTCAGGATGGTTATCTCCCTGGCTATTTCTTCGGCCCTCTCGAAGAGGGCGGCGGGGGCGGCCGCGCCGGCGGGAGCGGCCGCAAGGAGGACGCAGGCGGCCAGGATGGTCGAAAGTTTCCGTTTCACGGTGTCACCTCGCCGGGCAGGGCGAAAAAAAACCAGCCCGTCCTTCGCGGAGCGGGGCTGGTCGCATGTAGGCCGTTGGAGCGGGCGATGGGAATCGAACCCACGTATGAAGCTTGGGAAGCTTCCATTCTACCATTGAATTACGCCCGCCTCTACATTATTATGATATACATGAAACGCCCGCCGCGGTCAAGGGTCTTTTGAGGCCGGGGCGTCTGCGCTGGGGAGCGGGGGATGAGGGGAGGGGAAGGGGGAGAAGGAGCGCCGAGCCGCTTTCACTCCAACCTGAAACGCACACCCTTTCGGGTGTGCGTTTCAGGAGGGTTGGGGGTCAGGAGGTGAGTGATCGCCTGTACCGTACCGTCAGGCGGTGGCCCTGTCGGCGTCTGTGGGGCGCTCGCCCATTGCGAACTTGTTTTGCATGCGCTTGTACTCGTTGAGCACCTCGTCTTCGAGCATCTGCCTTGTGGACTGGTCGAGGGGATGGATGAGGTCCCGGTAGGTGCCGTTCTTCATCTTCTTGGCAGGCATGGCAACGAAGTATCCGTTGGTTCCTTTGATGACCTTCATGTCCCTGATGATGAAGCAACCGTCGAGCTTGATCGTGACGAAAGCCTTGAGCTTGTCGTCACCGTCTACGGGCAGAACCTTGACCTCTGTGATACGCATTGCCAAACCTCCTGTCAGTTGCGTTGGTTGATGTCGTTTTGGCTGTGTGGCCGTCCCGTTTCGCTGCGCGTCCTCAAATCGTGGATTGCGGGCCTGTAAACCTGTTGTTGACGCCGCCTTCAGAACGTTTCGACGATAACGATAACGATAACAATTTCAAATGCAAGCGTCATGCCAAAGGGCCGGCGTCGCTGGAAACTGTTATTTTTGCAGGAATTGGAATTTTTGTAATGGCGAATAGCGGGAATTTATACTTTTCTTGTGCACATCCGTATGTGCATGGTGCACTGGAAAATGTGCAGCAGGTCGCCGAAAGAGTGGTGCAACCCCCGCCTCTCGATACTCCGCGATAGCGCCGCCTCTGCCCTCGATGCGGCCGGTGCCGTTGACTTGAAGGGGACGATGGAGTTATAATTTGGAGAAACTTGGAAGTCTTTGAAGGGGGGACCTTGCCAGCGCCCCGCGCCCGCTGTCTGGGGGGCGGTCGCCGGGAGGTTCGGGCCGCAAGGGCGTAAAGAACCCGCCCGGCGCGGGCCGAACCTCCCGGCGACCGCCGAACGTCCGAATAACTTACAAGGGGTACGGGGGAGACGGCGGCCTATGGCCCTTCTTCAGAAAGGCTCCTCCAGAGTAATTAATCAGAGCTTCCCTGGATTTGATGAAGAGCAGACTCACCTACAGGAGTGCGGGCGTTGACATCGACGAGGGCGAGCGTCTGGTGAGGCTCATAAAGCCGCTTGCGAAGTCGACGGAGCGGCCGGGGCTCGTGAGCGGCATCGGCGGCTTCGGCGCGCTCTTTTCGGGTCGCTTCAAGGGGATGGAGGAGCCGCTTATAGTCTCATCGACCGACGGCGTGGGCACGAAGCTGCGGGTCGCCTTCATGGCCGACCGCCACGATACCGTGGGGATCGACCTCGTGGCCATGTGCGTCAACGACATCGTCGTAAGCGGGGCCGAACCGCTCTTCTTTCTCGATTACCTCGCCTGCGGCTCTCTCGACGCCGTCAGGGCGGCCAGGGTCGTCAGGGGTATCGCCGCCGGGTGCAGGGAGGCGGGATGCGCCCTCGCCGGCGGAGAGACGGCCGAGATGCCCGGCATGTACGCCGCCGGAGAGTACGACCTGGCGGGATTCGCCGTCGGCGTCGTCGACAGGCCCAGGCTCGTCGACGGCTCGCGCGTCGGGCCCGGCGACTCGGTCATAGGGCTCGCCTCGAACGGGCTGCACAGCAACGGCTACTCCCTGGCGCGCAAGGTCTTCTTCGAGCGCATGGGGCTCGGCCTCGGCGACAGGCCCAGGGGGCTGCGGCGCACCCTCGCCTCCGAGCTCCTGAGACCGACCCGCATATATGTGAAGCCCGTTCTCGCCCTCCTGGAGAGACCCTTCACCGTGACGGCCATGGCGCACATAACGGGCGGCGGGCTGCCGGAGAACCTGCCGAGGGTGCTGCCCCACGGCGTCAAGGTCGAGATAAGACGGGGCTCCTGGCCCGTGCCGCCCGTCTTCCGCCTCCTAAAGCAAGGGGGCGGGCTCGACGATGAAGAGATGATGAGGACCTTCAACTGCGGCGTGGGCTTTGTGGTGATCGCAAGAGGCGGCGACGAGGAGGGCGTGCTCGAAGCGCTGAACGCCATGGGCGAGAAGGCCTGGGTCATAGGCCGGGTCGTCGAGGGCAGGGGGGCGCCATCGGTGGAGGTGGTCGGTTGAGCGCAGAGAGCGGACGCCTGCGGGGAGGGCGCCGGCCGCTCCCCATAGCCGTGCTCGTCTCGGGCGGAGGCACCAATCTCCAGGCCATAATCGACGCCGTCGAGGCGGGGCTCCTCGACGCGCGCATCCGCGTGGTGCTGAGCAACAGGCCCGGCGCCTACGCCCTGGAGCGGGCAGCGAGGGCGGGCATACCGATCGAGGTCGTCGAGGGCCGGGGCTTCCCGGACCGCGGCGCCTACGACGAGCGGCTCGTCGAGGTCCTGCGCCGCTACGACATCGAGCTCGTCGTGCTCGCCGGTTTCATGCGCATCCTCTCTCCGGCCTTCATAAAGGCCTTCGCCGGCAGGATAATGAACATCCACCCCTCTCTTCTGCCGAGCTTTCCCGGTCTCGACGTGCAGAGAAAGGCCCTCGAGGCGGGGGTCAAGTTCTCGGGCTGCACGGTCCACTTCGTCGACGAGGGCGTGGATACGGGACCGATCATCATCCAGGCCGTCGTGCCCGTGCTCGACGACGACACGGTGGAGAGCCTCTCGGCGAGGATACTGGAGCAGGAGCACCGCATCTACCCGCAGGCCATCCGTCTCTTTGCCGAGGGCCGCCTCAGGGTCGAGGGGCGGCGGGTCCTGGTGCGCGACGGCGAGGGAGCCTCGGGCGCACTCGCCAACCCCCCGGTAAGGATCTTCGACCGTGGCTGAGGCCGTGCTGGTGAGCGCCTGCCTTTTGGGGCTGTGCACCCGTTACGACGGCTCCCATGCCAGGCGCCGGGAGGTCTTCGATGCGCTCGGTGCGAGGACGGCCGTGGCCGTATGTCCCGAGCAGCTCGGCGGCATGGCCACGCCGCGCCCGAGGGTGGAGATACGGGGCGGAGACGGAGCGGACGTGCTCGACGGCCGCGCCGCGGCGGTTGACGAAGAGGGCCGCGACGTGACGGCGCTCATGCTTCGCGGCGCCTTCCAGACCCTCGGGCTTGCGCGCATAAGCTCGGCGCGCGAGGCGCTGCTCAAGGAGAGGAGCCCCTCGTGCGGTGTCGTGGCCGTCGCGCGCGGCGCGGGAGAGCGGAGCGGAAGAGGCGTGGCGGCGGCGCTTCTTGAAAGAAACGGTATACGGCTCAAGGGATTCTCTTAGGGAAACTCTGATTAATTACCCTGAGGGAACCTTTTTGTAAAAAGGTTCCCTCAGACTCCCTCCAAAAACTTTAAACGCCCTGCGGATCACCCCGATTTTGCTTGCAAAATCGGGGTGATCCGCAGGGGATTAAAAGTCTTTGAAGGGGGGCTGGGGGAAACGTGGGCCTGTGGCCCTTCTACAGAAAGTTTCCCCCAGTGTAATAAATCAAAGCTTCCTTAGGGAAGCCCCGATTTAGACACCTTGGTGGACGGGCGGAATTCGACGCCCTTCTTCTGGAAAGCTCGCCGGCTGCGAGTGCACGGGAGCATGACGCCATGAGAAGACTCTTCACCTGCCGACTGCATTGCGGGCGCCCGTCGACGGCGCTTGCCTGGGCGCTGGCGGCGCTCCTGTCTTTCCCGGCCCTCTCCGCCGCCGAAGAGGGCGGCGAAACGGTGACGGCCGAGTCCATAAGGGACCTCATCATAAGGCTCAACAAGGAGTACAACTACATAGGGGAGGAGCTCAAAAAGCTCGAGGAGAGCGTCAGGGAGTTTCCGGCCACCATACTGAACATCTCGGTCGTCAACCGCGACCCCCTGCTCCGTATCGTCTCGCTGGAGGTGCTCGACAACAAGCGGCCGCTCATGAGCCACATCTACACCGACCGTGAGAACGAGGCCCTCCACATGGGCGGGCGCCACCAGTTCTATCTCGACGAGACAAGCACCGGGCCCCATCAGCTCAAGGTCCTTCTCGTCTGGAGCACGGGCGGCGCCGGGAAGAGAGCGGCCCGCGAAGGCAGGTCCGATACGCAGGTGAACATCACCGTCAAGCCCGGCGTGGAACATTTCATAGAGTTCAACCCCGTCAGGGCCGGCGGCACGGTCGTCATCCGCCATCACAAGACAACTTACAGCGCCCTGTAGAGACGATGATACGCCTCAGGCACATACTCGCCGCCGCGGCGCTCCTTGTGGCGGCCGGCCACGGGGCCGCCGAGGAGCCCGGGCGCATACCCTTCTCCATGTCAAGGGGCGACTATAACTACCAGAGCGCGCTCTTCAGCTACGTAACGGGCGACTTCTTCAGCGCCTCCGCCCTCGCCTCGAGCGTGCTCCTCGACGACCACTCGGCCCGGCACGACGAGGCGCTTCTGCTGCTGCGTCTCTCCGACCTCAAGCGCCTCCACACGGGCAGGTTCTACCCCGACTTCAAGGGCGGGGACGTCCTCCGCGAGAGGATGCCCGCGCTCATCGGCATGTTCGACACCTTTTACAGGATGGGCGAGTACGACAGGGCCCTCATGCTCGCCGACGAGCTCGGCGACTCTCCGGCGGCCCGTTATTTCAGGGGCATGGGCTTTCTGAGGCTCGGGCGCATCGACGAGGCCCTTGCAGACCTCGAGGCCGTGCCGGCCGGCGAACCCCTCCACCCCTACGCGGCCGTCGCCGCAGCCCAGGCATACCTCATGAAGCAGCAGCGCCGCAGGGCGGAAGGGGTGCTCAAGGCCGTGCTCGCAGGGGGGGAACTCGACGGCGGGCTCTCCGACAGGATGCGCGTGCTGCTCGGAGGCGTGCTCTTCGACGAGGGACGCTACGAGGAGGCCCTCATGGAGTACCTGCGCATATCCATGGAGAGCCCCCTCTACAGGGAGGCGCTCATAGGGCAGGCCTGGGCGCTGGCAAAGCTCGGCTCCTTCGAGGCGGCCGTGCCGATCATAAAGGAGATCAGGCCGTCGCCGCCCTACGACGCCGACGCCATGGACGTGATGGTGCTCCTCGGCTACTGCTACCTCGGCTCGGGCCGGGCCGTCGAGGCGAGAAACCATTTCGCAAGGCTCGCCGTCGAGCTCAGGGCGCAGCGGGACGAGATAGAGGGGCTGCTCGGGAGCCCGGAGAGGCTCGAGCGCCTGAGCGGCGCCATTCTCGACGGCGACGACTCGGGACTCGACAGCCGCGAGCGCAAGTACCTCACCGTCGTGAGGTCGAATAGAGACGTCTTCGACCTCGTCGAGTCCTACAGGGCCCTCGGCCGCATAGCCGACGCCCTCGAGCGCCAGCAGCGCAGCATCCTCTCCACGGCCACCCATCTCGACAACACGATCATCGGTCTCAAGGCGCTTGTCGCAAGCCCGGGCGCCAAGATGGACGGCGTGAAACGGCTTCTCGCATCGGCCAACAGGGTGCTCGACGCCCACCCCGACCCCTTCGGCGGCTACGACAGGGAGAACAGGGACTTCTTCGCCGAGGTGGAGGAGATGCTCTTCGTGCGCTGGCTTAAGACGGCCGGCCGGCCCATGACCGGTGACGAGAAGAGGATGGTGAGCCTCATCCTCAAGGAAGGCGCCGAGGCCCTGGAGTGCCTGAACTCGCCGGTGGTCTGTCCCATAGTGCACACCATACTGCCCGACTCGGTGCAGGGCCACAACCGCGAGCTCAACGACTTCAGGAACGTCACCAGGGCGCTGGCCGTGATCGCCGAGGACCTCGCCCACATACGCCGCGGCGAGGCCATAGGGTTCGAAAAGATGCTCATGGAGAAAAAGGAGCAGGCCCGCAGGTCCATGGCCAAGTGCGCGGAGGCGAAAGAGGGGGTCGAACGGCTCCGCGGCCGCGCCGCCGCGGCCGCGGAGCTGGCCCGCCGCGGCATGACCGACGTGAGCTCGCTCCTTCACCGCCGTGTGGCCGACAGCCTCCTCAAGTTCGCCTACGAGCTCGAGGACTACGACCTCTACATCGAGAAGGGGCTTGCCGAGGCCGGGATCGCGGCCGGGGCGGGGAAGGGGGGCGGCCGCCGCTGATGCGTTCCTCCCGGGCCCTTCTGCTTTGTCTGCTCCTCGTCGTCCCGGCCGCCTGCGCCGTCAGGAAGCCGGTGCGGGAGGTGGTGGAGCCGCCGCCGAAGGTCGAGCTCTCGGAAGAGGATTTTGCAAGGGCGGCCATAGAGAAGTGGCGGCGCTACATGTCTCTCGCCGACGACTACGACCTGTCGGTGGAGACGGCCCTCAGGCTCACGGAGCACTACTTCGAGGCCCGCGACATCCTCTACAAGAAGGAGATGGAGGAGTACGAGGCGGCCGTGGAGCGCTACGAAAAGGGCGAGATCACGGAGGAGCCCATAGCGCCGGTCCGCGACTACGGCGAGCTCATCGACCGTCTCGCCGTGCTCGCGGGGCGCAACAGGTTCGGCCGCGGCGCCGACGCCCTGCGCTACGCCCTGGGATACGCCCTCTACGAGGACGGCCGCGTCGACGAGGCCGTCGAGGTCTTCGAGGGACTCATCGGGGACTTCCCGCGGACCCCCTACTACGTAGAGGTGAGCTTCCGCCTCGGCGAGATCTACTTCGAGACCGGCCAGATGGGCGAGGCCATAGAGAGCTACGAGCGTGTGCTCGCCCACCCGGACTCGGTCTTCTACTTCAAGGCCATATACAAGCTCGCCTGGGTATACTACAAGCTCGACGAGTTCGAGAACGCCGCCGACTCGTTCTTCACCATAATGGAGAGCTTCGGCGAGCAGGGCCGGGAGCGGGCATCCACGGGCCTCTGGGAAGAGGGCTTTTCAGGGGCCGTAATGGCGCTCTCCCACTTTGCGAGGATCGAGAAGGCCGTAGACTACCTCCGCTCCCGCGGCGTGCGCGCCTACACCCCTGGGGTCCTTCAGAGCCTGGGCTCCACGCTCCATGAGGCGGGCAGGTACGAAGAGGCCCTGTACGTCTACAACGTCTTCGTGGAGCTCTTCCCCGAGGACGAGAGGACACCCTTCACATACGCGGTCATAGCCGAACTCTACGACGAGCTCGACAAGGCCGACAGGGCGATGAGCACCAGGTGGGACCTGGCCCAGCGCTACAACCCCACGACCGCCTGGTACGGCAGGCTCTATCCCGCGGGCAACGCCGAGCTCGACAGGCTCGTCGCGGCCGCCATGCTCTCGTCGGCGAGGGCCTACCACGTCAAGGGACGCGGCGCCGACACGGTGCTCCTCGAAAAGGCCCTCAAAGGCTATACGACCTTTCTCGACGCCTTCCCGGACTCGGACAAGGCCCTCGATGTGCGCCTTCTCGCCGCCGAGACGCTCTTCGACCTCGAGCGTTACGAAGAGGCCGTCGTCGAGTACTCGAGGGTGCTCGACCTCTCTGCGCCGGGCGCCAGGCGCGGTGAGATAGCCTTCTCCGCCATCCTCACCTACGAGGTCATCTTCTACCGCTACAAGGGCGGCTCCACCGACAACATACGGCACGCCGAAGAGGTGCTCGACCGTTACGGCGACGACCTCTCGGCCGTATACAGGTACGAGGACTCGGTCTACAAGGTGGCCGACATGTACTCGCGCCTCGGTCTCTACGCCAGGGCCAGGGAGAGGATCCAGCCCCTTACGCGCAGGGGGGAGCCCGAGAAGGCGTACCGCAGGCTCGCCGAGCTCTACATGGAGGAGGGGGACCTCGAAGGCGCCGAGAAGAGCTACGGGGAGCTTGTCTCCCTATCGGGCGAGCGGGAGTATCGGCGCAGGCTTGCGGCGGTGAAGTTCAAGATCGCCGAGAGGCTCATAGGCGAGGACTCCTACGACGAGGCGTCGTCCAAGCTCATGGAGACGTTCGAGACCGACCCGGGCTCGGAGGTCGGCGAGGCGGCGCTGCTGCGGCTGGGAAACCTCCATATAAGGCGTAAGCTCATGGGCGAGCTCGAGCGGGTGGTGGCCGTCTACCGCCGCGCCTATCCGGACTCCGAGGGGCCGCTATCGCTGCTCCTCGAGGCGGCCGGGGCCGTGGAGAGGGAAGAGCCCGTGAGGGCGGCGTCCATATACGAGAAGGCGTCGTTCATGGCCTCGGACGCGGCCGCCGCGGCGCTTGTGCTCCGGGCGGGGCTGCTCTTCGAGTCGTCGGGCGAGCTCTTGAGCGCAGTGAGGGCCTTCAGGCGATACCTGGCCGTCGAGGCCATAGAGCCGGAGATGGAGGAAGAGGTCCGCTACAGGCTCGGCAAGGCGCAGATGGACTCGGGCGCCGTCGAGGAGGGGCTGGCCACCATGCGGGAGCTCGTCGAGTGGGCCGGAGAGTCCAGGGGATACTACGTGGCCAAGGCGAGACTGGTCTTGCTTCGAGAGGCCATGGAGGGTTATTTCGCCGTAAGGCTCGTGGAGCCGGTGGAGGAGAATCTCGTCAAGAAGACACGGCTACTGCAGTCGCTGATGAGCGAGCTCTCCCAGCTCATCGACTTCGGCATAGCCGAGCTCCTGCCGGAGATATACTATCCCGTGGGGCTCATCCTCGAGGACTACAAGGTCTCGCTCCTGGAGAGCGAGAGGCCCGAGGGACTCACGGCCGAAGAGCTCGAGGAGTACGACTTTCTGCTGGAGGAGAAGGCCATACCCTATGACGAGCGGGCCGTGGCGGCCTACGAGAACGGCTACAGGGCCGGCGTGGAGCAGGCTCTATTCAACGAGTGGGTCGTAAAGAGCCTTGAGCGGCTCGCCGAGCTGCGGCCCGCGACCTACAGGAGGAGCTTCGACACGGGAGGGGCGGAGCTCGTCTACGTCGTGCCGGGGCCGATCATGGCGGAGAGCGTGTTGTGAACGGAAGGGCGTTGACAGGGAGGGCGGCGGCGGCGCTTCTGTGTCTGCTTATCGTCGCGGGATGCGCCGGACCAGCTTTGAGGAAGGAGGCCGCGCCAGGCGAAGCCGTATCCGGCAAGGCCCCATCCGGCGATGCCGCCGCCGTCGAGGAGGCGGCCGCTGGGGCCGGCGCGCCGCAGCCCGGTGAGCTGACCGGGCCGCCTGAGGCCGCGGAGGAGGTCGAGGGGGAAGTCGTCGGGGAGGAGGTGATCGAGGCCGAGCCCCGGCGCCCGCCAGAGGCCGCCTCCGATGACGCCGCGGCCGTGGGGGAGCCGGAAGAGGAGGTCTCGCAGGAGGAGGTCATAGGGTTCTTCCTCAAGGGCGCCTTCAAGCGCCTCGACGACGACCCGGCGGCGGCCAGGAGGATATACCAGAAGGTCATCTCCATGGCCCCGGCCAACTGGCTCGCCCACTACAACCTCGGAATGCTCATGATGTGGGAGGGGGAGCTCGAGGGGGCGAGAAGGGAGCTTCTCCTGGCGCTCGAAAACGCGCGCCGGCCGCCTTCGGATATATACGCGGCCCTGGGCATGGTGCATCTGCGGCTCGGCATGACCGAAGAGGCCATAAGATACTTCGACGACGGCCTCGGTGTAGAGAGGTCGCCCGCCATGCTCATGAACGCCGCCAACGCCTACCAGGAGGCCGGAAGGCTCGAAGAGGCGCTGCGCAACTACAGGAAGGTCGAGGCCGTGGACCCGGAGTTCCGGGGACTCGACTACAACCTCGGCATGCTGCTCTTCAGGATGGGCCACTACGACGGCGCGCTTCACAGGTTCGAGCAGGCCCTGGAGCGCGACGAGGCGCCGCGCCGCACCCTGCTGCTGCTCAAGGCCAGAACGCTTCTAAAGCTCGGAGAGCCGGCGGCCGCCCTACAGATACTCCAGAGACTTGCCGATGATGGTGAAGACAAGGCCGCGATCTACAGGAACATGGGCATAATCTACGAGCTCTACATGGGAGACATGGAGAGGGCGGCAAGAAACTACGAGCTCTACCTCGCCGCGGCGGGAGAGGACGACCCTGAGGTGGGCCGCTGGCTCCGCCTGGTGAGGGCGAGGCTTGAGAGGGCCGGGGGAGGGGAGGGCCCGCCGTGAGGGGCGCGGCACTTGCGATAGCGGCCGCGGTGTTGCTTCTCCGGGCCCCTTGCGCCTCCGCCTCGGCCGACGTGATGGAGAGGGACGCAAAGGCCGGGGAGCCCGTCATCGTCGAGAGGGTCATAAGGATCGAAGGCACCATAGAGAAGCCCCGCATACTCTTCATCGTGCCGAGGGCCAGGATATGGAGGGCCGACTTCTTCGGGAAGAGTTTTCTCGACGATATGCTGAGGCCGGTCTATCCGGACAAATTAACCGAGGAGGGGGGCGCGGCGCTCCCCTGACGGAGGTGGATGTTTCATGGAGCTCATCGCTTCTTTTTTCAGGGAAGGCGGCATGTTCATATGGTTCATACTGCTCGTCTCCATCGTGGGGTTCGCCATCATGGTGGAGCGCGGCGTGCTTCTCATCTTCAGGTACAACCTCAACAGCCGCGCCCTGTGGGCCAAGGTCGAGAAGTTCGTAAAGGACGGCCACCTCGACCGGGCCGAGGCCCTCTGCGCCAACTCTCCGGTGCCCCTGATGAGGATACTCCACAGGGCCATCTCGGCGGCCTCGGGCACGGAAAAGGACATCCAGAACGCCGTGGACGAGGCGGCCCTCGAGGTGATCCCATCCATCGACAAGCGCGTGCCCTACCTCGCCACGCTGGCCAACATAGCAACGCTTCTGGGGCTGCTCGGCACCATCCAGGGCCTCATCCAGGCATTCGCCGCCATAGGCAGCGCCGACCCCTCGCAGAAGGCCTCGCTCCTTGCAAGCGGCATATCCATAGCCCTCTACTCCACGGCCTTCGGCCTCATCGTGGCCATACCGATGCTCGTCATGTACTCGGTCCTCCTCTCCAAGGCCCACAGGATCATCGACGAGATAGACGAGTTCTCCATAAAGATCATCAACCTCCTGGCCCGCTACAGGGAGGGCCGTTAGAGCGGCGCCGTCCCCTTTATTCAACCCCCAGTCCATTATCGCCATGGCATACAGACCGAGCAGAAGGATGCACCACGGCGCCGAGGGCGCCGACCTCAACCTCATCCCCATAATGAACGTCTTCATCATCATCATTCCGTTCCTGCTCCTCACGGTGGTCTTCGCCAAGACGGCGGTCATAGACGTATACCTCCCCCACGAGGTCGAAAGTCCGCCCGAAAAGGAGACGGAGCAGGAGCCCGGCGAGAGGACGCCGCCCAGGCTCCTGACCGTGAAGATAACCGACGGGGCCCTCACCGTGGGCTGGGGCGAGAGGGAAGAGAGGATAGAGGCGGCGCCCGACAACTCGCACCTGCGCCGGCTCTCGGAGGCGCTTCTCGACATAAAGCGGGA is a window encoding:
- a CDS encoding DUF3365 domain-containing protein is translated as MRGFDSHRPLQRPTCDQPRSAKDGLVFFRPARRGDTVKRKLSTILAACVLLAAAPAGAAAPAALFERAEEIAREITILRSSLAASFVGGGSDADIETFRGVCGQVVRRIKGISAREGVTIRHSAVRYRNPANAATPDEKALIERFDSDRTLLSITEMREKEGKKTIAFHMPVFVERSCLACHGPAALRPRFVKERYGDDRAYGFVPGDIRGMISVIFTIP
- the spoVG gene encoding septation regulator SpoVG; amino-acid sequence: MRITEVKVLPVDGDDKLKAFVTIKLDGCFIIRDMKVIKGTNGYFVAMPAKKMKNGTYRDLIHPLDQSTRQMLEDEVLNEYKRMQNKFAMGERPTDADRATA
- a CDS encoding phosphoribosylformylglycinamidine cyclo-ligase, producing MKSRLTYRSAGVDIDEGERLVRLIKPLAKSTERPGLVSGIGGFGALFSGRFKGMEEPLIVSSTDGVGTKLRVAFMADRHDTVGIDLVAMCVNDIVVSGAEPLFFLDYLACGSLDAVRAARVVRGIAAGCREAGCALAGGETAEMPGMYAAGEYDLAGFAVGVVDRPRLVDGSRVGPGDSVIGLASNGLHSNGYSLARKVFFERMGLGLGDRPRGLRRTLASELLRPTRIYVKPVLALLERPFTVTAMAHITGGGLPENLPRVLPHGVKVEIRRGSWPVPPVFRLLKQGGGLDDEEMMRTFNCGVGFVVIARGGDEEGVLEALNAMGEKAWVIGRVVEGRGAPSVEVVG
- a CDS encoding phosphoribosylglycinamide formyltransferase, which codes for MRGGRRPLPIAVLVSGGGTNLQAIIDAVEAGLLDARIRVVLSNRPGAYALERAARAGIPIEVVEGRGFPDRGAYDERLVEVLRRYDIELVVLAGFMRILSPAFIKAFAGRIMNIHPSLLPSFPGLDVQRKALEAGVKFSGCTVHFVDEGVDTGPIIIQAVVPVLDDDTVESLSARILEQEHRIYPQAIRLFAEGRLRVEGRRVLVRDGEGASGALANPPVRIFDRG
- a CDS encoding DUF523 domain-containing protein, with product MLVSACLLGLCTRYDGSHARRREVFDALGARTAVAVCPEQLGGMATPRPRVEIRGGDGADVLDGRAAAVDEEGRDVTALMLRGAFQTLGLARISSAREALLKERSPSCGVVAVARGAGERSGRGVAAALLERNGIRLKGFS
- a CDS encoding tetratricopeptide repeat protein, producing the protein MRSSRALLLCLLLVVPAACAVRKPVREVVEPPPKVELSEEDFARAAIEKWRRYMSLADDYDLSVETALRLTEHYFEARDILYKKEMEEYEAAVERYEKGEITEEPIAPVRDYGELIDRLAVLAGRNRFGRGADALRYALGYALYEDGRVDEAVEVFEGLIGDFPRTPYYVEVSFRLGEIYFETGQMGEAIESYERVLAHPDSVFYFKAIYKLAWVYYKLDEFENAADSFFTIMESFGEQGRERASTGLWEEGFSGAVMALSHFARIEKAVDYLRSRGVRAYTPGVLQSLGSTLHEAGRYEEALYVYNVFVELFPEDERTPFTYAVIAELYDELDKADRAMSTRWDLAQRYNPTTAWYGRLYPAGNAELDRLVAAAMLSSARAYHVKGRGADTVLLEKALKGYTTFLDAFPDSDKALDVRLLAAETLFDLERYEEAVVEYSRVLDLSAPGARRGEIAFSAILTYEVIFYRYKGGSTDNIRHAEEVLDRYGDDLSAVYRYEDSVYKVADMYSRLGLYARARERIQPLTRRGEPEKAYRRLAELYMEEGDLEGAEKSYGELVSLSGEREYRRRLAAVKFKIAERLIGEDSYDEASSKLMETFETDPGSEVGEAALLRLGNLHIRRKLMGELERVVAVYRRAYPDSEGPLSLLLEAAGAVEREEPVRAASIYEKASFMASDAAAAALVLRAGLLFESSGELLSAVRAFRRYLAVEAIEPEMEEEVRYRLGKAQMDSGAVEEGLATMRELVEWAGESRGYYVAKARLVLLREAMEGYFAVRLVEPVEENLVKKTRLLQSLMSELSQLIDFGIAELLPEIYYPVGLILEDYKVSLLESERPEGLTAEELEEYDFLLEEKAIPYDERAVAAYENGYRAGVEQALFNEWVVKSLERLAELRPATYRRSFDTGGAELVYVVPGPIMAESVL
- a CDS encoding tetratricopeptide repeat protein, translated to MTGRAAAALLCLLIVAGCAGPALRKEAAPGEAVSGKAPSGDAAAVEEAAAGAGAPQPGELTGPPEAAEEVEGEVVGEEVIEAEPRRPPEAASDDAAAVGEPEEEVSQEEVIGFFLKGAFKRLDDDPAAARRIYQKVISMAPANWLAHYNLGMLMMWEGELEGARRELLLALENARRPPSDIYAALGMVHLRLGMTEEAIRYFDDGLGVERSPAMLMNAANAYQEAGRLEEALRNYRKVEAVDPEFRGLDYNLGMLLFRMGHYDGALHRFEQALERDEAPRRTLLLLKARTLLKLGEPAAALQILQRLADDGEDKAAIYRNMGIIYELYMGDMERAARNYELYLAAAGEDDPEVGRWLRLVRARLERAGGGEGPP
- a CDS encoding MotA/TolQ/ExbB proton channel family protein: MELIASFFREGGMFIWFILLVSIVGFAIMVERGVLLIFRYNLNSRALWAKVEKFVKDGHLDRAEALCANSPVPLMRILHRAISAASGTEKDIQNAVDEAALEVIPSIDKRVPYLATLANIATLLGLLGTIQGLIQAFAAIGSADPSQKASLLASGISIALYSTAFGLIVAIPMLVMYSVLLSKAHRIIDEIDEFSIKIINLLARYREGR